DNA sequence from the Pseudophryne corroboree isolate aPseCor3 chromosome 6, aPseCor3.hap2, whole genome shotgun sequence genome:
GGGAAGATgttggtggctctgaaaagagcctttgtgttgtgtGCCGGGTACATTGTTTCTGTGGTGGAAGCTGCCAGCCTCACATTACTTGCTCTTGGCCGGTTTGTGGCTCTCggtcttcttgggcagcagcacggcctggatgttgggcagaacgcctccctgggcgatggtcaccccaccgagcagcttgttgagctcttcgtcgttgcgcacagccagctgcaggtggcgggggatGATGCGGGTCTTCTTGTTGTCGCGGGCGGCGTTTCCGGCGAGCTCCAGGATCTCAGCCGTCAGGTACTCCAGCACCGCGGCCAGATAGACCGGGGCACCGGCTCCCACTCGCTCAGCATAGTTTCCTTTCCTCAGCAGACGGTGAACGCGACCGACTGGGAACTGGAGACCGGCCCTGGATGAGCGAGTCTTGGCCTTAGCCCGGGTCTTGCCGCCTTGTTTGCCTCTGCCGGACATGTTCAGTTCACAAAACAAAGAGTATCTTTCGACAACAAACCGAGAGGAAATGTGAGCCTGTAATACCGCcctcctcctatatatacactcagaGAGGATCAACCGCGTGCTCTGTGATTGGTTTGCTTCCTAATGAACCAATGCTGCTCAAGTTTATCCACAGACCAATCCGCAATATGTAGTGAAGGGGGTGTTAGGTACCTCCCAGTGTCACGTGACACTTCTACCCTATAGCGTTACATCTTCGTTTGCATAAGCTGCCTATAAATACAGCAACCCCGGGCTTTGTACCGCACAAATTTTCTGCATTGTGTAAAAGGACAAGTGGGTGGTAAAAATGCCTGATCCAGTAAAGTCTGCTCCAGCGCCCAAGAAAGGCTCAAAGAAAGCCATAACCAAGACCCAGAAGAAGGATGGGAAGAAGCGTAGAaagagcaggaaggagagttacgccatttacgtctacaaggtgctgaagcaggtgcaccctgacaccggcatctcctccaaggctatgggcatcatgaactcctttgtcaatgacatctttgagcgcattgcgggggaagcttcccgcctggctcactacaacaagcgctccaccatcacctcccgggagatccagaccgccgtacgcctgctgctgccgggagagttggccaagcacgccgtgtccgagggcaccaaggccgtcaccaagtacaccagcgccaagtaatctccccttcctctcccacacgaacacaaaggctcttttaagAGCCACCCACCTCCTCGCTAATCGGGCTGTAACTGTTATTATTTGCGCTGTGTCCTGTCTCCCTGAATTTGACTGAATCACAGTAATCTAGGCTGTGTTGTAGTTTCTCC
Encoded proteins:
- the LOC134934896 gene encoding histone H2A type 1-like, with the protein product MSGRGKQGGKTRAKAKTRSSRAGLQFPVGRVHRLLRKGNYAERVGAGAPVYLAAVLEYLTAEILELAGNAARDNKKTRIIPRHLQLAVRNDEELNKLLGGVTIAQGGVLPNIQAVLLPKKTESHKPAKSK
- the LOC134934898 gene encoding histone H2B 1.1-like; its protein translation is MPDPVKSAPAPKKGSKKAITKTQKKDGKKRRKSRKESYAIYVYKVLKQVHPDTGISSKAMGIMNSFVNDIFERIAGEASRLAHYNKRSTITSREIQTAVRLLLPGELAKHAVSEGTKAVTKYTSAK